A region of the Andreesenia angusta genome:
TTTGATAGCTTCATCCGAAACATCACCATCGATATCTACAGTTGCGTTTTTTTCTTCCAAACTGACTTTCACATCACCAACTCCATCAAGCTTACCCAGCGCCTCTGTAACAGCCTTTACGCAGTGCTCACAACTCATTCCCTCTATCAGTATTTTCTTTCTCACAAATCATCCCTCCTTTTTTTGCATATATACCCACGTTGATCAAGCTGAAAAACAAATGCCATCTCTCTAAATAATATTCTATTGAACTATGATTCTGATTGTAGCGAAAGTTTAATGGGTATTATCTTATTAAAAAGAAAGTTTAAGTCAAATTACAGGGGGAAATTTAAAATGGGATACAAATTTGAAGTTGAAGATGTTGGGCCTCAACAAGTTCTTTCAATAAGGACAAGAACTTCACTAGAGGAAATGCCTCTAAAATTAGGCAAATCGTTCGAAGCCATTATTGCTTATTTGGGAAGTTTAGGTAAGCAGCCGTCTGAAGCACCTTTTGTAGCATACTACAATATGGATATGTCTGATTTGGATATCGAAATAGGTTTTCCTGTAAGCGAAAGCCTTGAAGGCAGCGGAGATATAGAATCGAATGTCATTTCCGGAGGCAAGAAGGCTTTCTGTATGTATAAAGGTTCTTATAGCAATCTGGAATCTGTCTATGAAGAAATGTCCACCTGGATGAGCGAGAACAATCACAAGCCTACAGGCATAGTTTATGAGTTCTACTACAACTCACCTACGGAAGTGCCTGAAAGCGAGCTTTTGACTAAAATAGTTTTCCCGTTAGAGTAAGTTTTTTTAATTTGTCGTCGACCTCCCGGGTTTTTTGCGCTACTGGAGGTCGACGACAAGTTTATGCACTGCTCCTAACCCTTCTCACCCTCTTCATCCATATCCATACGGAATATATAAGCGCCAGTCCGACAGTGTTAAAAGCCGCCTTTAGAAGCTCCGAGTATCCTTCAGGGTACAGGTCGCCAAGCAGAATCAGCAGAAGCGGATGCGAGAGGTATATGACGAAAGACTCTTTCGAAATTTCAGTCATCACAGATATACTCTTGCCCGAGTTTCTTTCTATGATTGAAGAAAGCGCAAGGTACATAAAAAATGAAAATATGGCGTAGAACAGCCATGTTGCGCTGTAAAACGGC
Encoded here:
- a CDS encoding heavy-metal-associated domain-containing protein; translation: MRKKILIEGMSCEHCVKAVTEALGKLDGVGDVKVSLEEKNATVDIDGDVSDEAIKIAIKGAGYEVVGIEKI
- a CDS encoding GyrI-like domain-containing protein, which encodes MGYKFEVEDVGPQQVLSIRTRTSLEEMPLKLGKSFEAIIAYLGSLGKQPSEAPFVAYYNMDMSDLDIEIGFPVSESLEGSGDIESNVISGGKKAFCMYKGSYSNLESVYEEMSTWMSENNHKPTGIVYEFYYNSPTEVPESELLTKIVFPLE